From Gossypium raimondii isolate GPD5lz chromosome 11, ASM2569854v1, whole genome shotgun sequence:
ACAATAAGATggaaattaattatgaattgtaTTGAAATATGATTAGTTAGGGAAAAACAAAGATAAAGACACctaataaaattacaaagagCATGGCCCTCACACAATTCTCTGTTATCCTGAAACTGTTGCTTTCATCTTTCATTAATCTTGTCAAGAAATCAACAAGATCCTCTTGCTCTGGTTTCGGCCTTGCATGATCCAAATGTTGGTCAAGCACCATTTGGAGGTAATCATCAAACTGGTGAAAGCTCTTCTCAAGCCTACCACTGAGCCCTGTCAAAGCATCTATAATTCTTCCTATCCTTGGGAAAAAATCCTCGGCCAATAAGCTATCCAACATGTTCATGGCTTCACCAAGAACATTGTGGAATACTTGGTCTTTGAATTGGTCTGTTCCGTATATCTTACCGAAAGCAATGGATCCGATGATACCATCTGTGAGCGCAAATATCTTTTCGTTGAGGTTGACCGATTTCGGTGAAGCCTGAGATAAAGAAGTGATCAATTTATCAACCTTAGCTTCCCTTGCGTATGCAAAAGATTGTACCCTCTTCATGCTCAAGAGctcgaaaatgaaaattttatgcatcTCCTTCCAATGATCACTGTATGGCGAAAACAGCACGTCTAGACCATTGTAGGAGAACCTGTTAGGCCCGGGGGATGCTGGACGGGTGCAACAATAAAGGTCATGAATTTTGAGGACTTGTTTAGCAGTTTTAGCTGACGAAACAATCACCGTAGGCACGCTACctagctgcaataacatgatgGAGCCGTATTTCTTGGGCAATTTTTTAAGGGAATGATGAGGAAAGTTCCCCGAAAGATGGAAGTTCCCAATGAGAGGGAGCTTTGGAGGGCCTGGAGGAACCTTAATACCTTTCATTCTCTCATTCTTCTCCTTCTTTAAAAGAAGCAATGTAAGTACTGTGAGGAAAAGAATGGAAGGCAGCCACTGTAATTGGGAGAAATCAAATACCAACATTGGTGAGATGTGTGCCTGTGACACTAGTACCGGTGATTAAAAAATCGAACCCCAAAGTTAAATTAGTGTCGtataaatatgcataaaataaactaaaattttgatttaggttAAACGACTCtagtaaatatattattaattgagaTATAGCACAAAATTTAcacataaattgcaaaattttctcTAATGAAGTTTTGGCATGGTTGATTAAGATTAAAACTTTAGGTTTAAGTGTATTTAATTTCAAGTTCCACTATAAACAATTGTGATATGTGAgaattcaatactaatacaCGATGTTCACTATATTTTGTAtagatgaaataaattaaaatattctattaaaacaatatagaaaaataatcaaatcacattataaattaaaaataacatgaatataaGTATATAACACTCAAATGCATCAATTAAATATACTTTTGGTTTattcattaaaagaaaatgttgtaTGTTCAAATTCACaactttgaaataaaataaaatttagaaaaggaaaaagataaaCTAATGGTCTGTGATTCCGGAAGGAATTCACAagcaaacttaatttttaaaatttatgatttaaggtttaggatataacatattaaaattttaaatttagttttgagTCTAAAATTTTAGGATCTAGAATTtaggttttagaattttatagaaaatattaaattaatattaagattttAGAGTCTAGTGTTTAAGatttatagataaatttagagataaatattaaatttatacattaattttgtttcaatgtgtaatttgatatctaaactttgatttggtgcaattatcTCTAAGATCTTTTGCTTTCTTGAACCTTTGTAAAGAAAGACACACATGGTTAGTGACTACAGAACCAATGACTCAATGGTCTATTGAATCTTCTATATGATCTGGttccctaagtgtagtattttcgtctatgtacacttatatttttagaacaaattggtttaataaaaatcCATTATTTGCATTAATAcattttgtatattgtcctcaatatTTTTTGCAtacaaagcaaaatgaaagcaaaCGTTGGCGTAAtgattatctaatgtttaactaatactaagtgataTTATGAGGTCAGATCATGATACAAAAATACAACTTGTATtggtagatgaacctaaacatgtccttagtttaaAAGGAGCGaactaattgaaaaactaacattttgtctatcaagtctaattagggagatgttttgtcttgaacatcagagcggatgactcctaaaagatagagacagatgtgattgactggactgacaatacatcagacaagacccaagtagaatagattctaaatttatttatgaatttattcacttgtgatgttcatagtgtgacatatcTTAATCCTAAATGGACGATGACTATGTAAgtgtgactcatatactttgatttaagtaaaagatagagttcaaatagataaggaaccgaaagctggtgcattggatatatgacttctgcagtatgtagcatcatacACAATAGGGGAATTCATAGACCAATtaataggtaaatgatatcctctcattgacattacatgataaatgaaaagtaaatgtggccatAGGTCGtctgtctttgtgataaatgacttaattactatttgatagtaattaacttttcatgaagaaagatgttaTGGTTACCATGACATGAAATAGGATTATATTGGGATAACAAATTTATcacaaagagattaaggatgccctatgagagtaacacacttatgataaggtaATTGGATGAGTATTTATTGAGTAGCTTTTGTAATGATATGTGATTAGGGAAAGCTTAGTCACGATAATATAAttgaatgacttcatgactaaatgaacttataattaataggtaaaagttagaaataattataaaccTTTTGAGCCCTAATTttatatgtccaatcggtcacTCCACTAGCttattgaaaccagaaatgaattgcatgtagaataaaatgaacaaaatggaTGGAAATTATGAACTTAGAGAAATTGATCACATTCACAAATGAATGTATTTTCTCACTTGAGtatagaaatgacttgagaattaattaaagcgtttcaattattatttaattaaataattgaagtttgaaaatgatttgaaattaattagtcattgtgAATCATTGAAtctgaaaatcaaatatatttccTCTTAGATTCTTTTtcggtaaagttgtcatgactttaatggaattagaactaggttgagaaaattatttaactgGAAAATtgatttatctaattaaattaattaataaataatatttattttgaaaaatagaaaaacatgtctTGGGTTTGATTAAATTACAAAGTGTTGGGTTAATATTCtaggaagcacatataattgaacCCAATATAGGAGAGACCCAAACACCCATCATATGTAATATTAGGGGTGATATCCCTAGTGTATTTAAATAGGGAGTGCTACCCCCTTCTAGTTAAACTAGAAGactagtttttctattaaataagtattttttgtGTTCTACTGATTCAAACAGAATTCTCttatctctccctataaatagattgcACTGGTAACGCTATTTACATACTAATAATCGTTTCACATGTACTTAATTAGAACAATATTcagtgtataaccatcaactcaacatCCATCATAATATGTACTACAAATGAGTTGTTGTGAGACAATCTCAATAAGTAACATATATGTAACGCCCTGACTAATTTAACTTTGTTTCTGtgaattatatcataaatatgtattttcttcAGTGGCTATGCTTTTTGGAtatgtgtttgaggtcttgggttcaagtctcacttTTGGAAATTTCTGTTATTTTTGGTCCTAGCCTTATCCCTTTTAAGTgggcttatattattttttcgcTAAACTCATATCaaaatgagcctgctggttcagGTGGTAAGGTGTCACACTCCATTATGCTCGACCGAGTTGGGTGAGAAGAAGATTATGGGTCCAGATTTGGTTTCTGAGGCAGAGGATAAGGTCAGATTGATTCGAGATTATCTTAAGGCAACTTCTGACAGACAAAAGTCTTATGTGGATCTAAAgagaaaagatatagagtttTTTGTGGGGGATTGGGTTTTCCTTAAGGTATCTCCGTGGAGAAAGGTCCTTAGATTTGGTCATAAAGGCAAGTTAAGCCCTAAGTTTATCAGATTTTGAAACAAGTGGGGTTGGTCGCCTATCAATTAGAGTTACATTTAGAGTTGGACCGTATAAACAATGTTTTCCATGTTTCTATGTGAAGACGGTATCAATCTGAACCACTTCACATTGTGCCTGTTGAGAAGATTGAGGTAAGCATGGATTTGACTTCCGAAGAAGAATCGATACAGATTCTGGACCGAGAGGTTAAGGTCTTGAGAAAAAAGACTATTTCGTTAGTTAAGGTTCTGTGGCAGAATTATGGCACAGAGGAAGCCACATGGGAGCCAGAGGACTCGATTTGATAGTAATACCCACATCTATTTGAGTCAAGTAAATTTTGaggccaaaatttcttttagggggagagttgtagcgccccaaaattttagtttttgaattgttaaaaaattgttaaagtgaattatttggtttagtggttatgtgttgtGAGTAGTGTGTAAGAAATTCTGGGTTTGAatcatttttcctttaaaatttgttaatttttgccCAACCCCTAACTTTGGATATTaggtttttatattatttttgctcaATTGATGatagaatgagcttgttggttcagTGGTAAGGTTTTAGCTTACCCTTTGATCTTGTATTTGAATCCTTGCGTGTGCAAACAGAAATAATTTGTGCTTCTCCATAAGTGTGCTGCACATGTTGTAGTAGTTGGGTGGAATTTGAATTGTAGGGCAGTTGTAGTAGTTATTTTGCTTTAGTAGTGTATCTATTTCCTTGAATCGTTAAGGTACACTTTTCAGGTCAATTGTTACATTGGGAATTGATCGTTTTGGTTTTCCAATAGGAGAAGAATGTGACACATACGACGTCCCTCCAACGATCTATGCAGCTTTTTAGGCTGTTGTTTTCTCAAGGGTAAGTGATTGATATTTGTATTATGGTCAAATCGTGGTGGACTGTCGATGTCATATAGGCGTGTGTCAGGTCGTGTGGGCCATACGGGTGTGTGGACCCAATTTTCATAACATTTAGTTTGGGCTGAATTTGAAATGTGATTTGAGATTAGTCAATTCATAGACTCCAATATATGTTATGTATGCTATATACTTATGAAATCTAATATTCTATCTCTGTTTATATGACTTTTGAAAGCatgattttataatatgatGTGTTTAGCATGTATATCATGTATGTATTTGATATTAGATTAGTATTGAATAAGCATTGGGGTGGGACATTGATAAGATGAAGGAAGTGTTGACTGTTTAATAATTTGCCTTATCTGGTGGCTAAGACCACATATTTGTTCCGGTGGCATTACCAAACTTATTTGTTTCTGACAGCTTGTCTGCATTGTTCTGAAAAGTGGCATACGCTCACTTATAGGTGTGTGGAGTTGGATGGGTATTTATTACCCTAACTCATGTTTAGGGATGGACGGAGATGGtatgtagcggatgggggtagaATTTGATTTTGTATCTGAATATGcatctaattttgttattgaaCTGCAACTCCATACGTATCTGTTAAATTATATGCATCTGATCTGTTGTGCGGGTGGAGTTATACAATGAGCTTTTAGCTCACCATTTGATTGTTTCCTCTCAGGTAATCAGCAAACCTAGGACTGGACAATGAGCGGGAACTCGGAATTggattctttcaataaaatggTTCAAATGAACTTTATGTTTAATTTGGACTTTTCGAACTTTTGGACTATAAATTGATTTGGACGTTACTTTTCGTTTGTGACttgatttgttttcttcttatttgGATTAAGTAGTATTATATTTATGTGTGCAAAAATGGTTTGTTACAAATAAACCACAGATTTCAAAACCCTATAACTTGGCATATTTCAGCTGCAAAACAAGATAGTCACgtaaatattttcttgtaataAAGTAAGGATTCCAACTagaattttccctaaaactggAAAACAATTTGTCAAAGTAGACACTATTTTACCACATGGTTCAATTTTTGGGTTCTCAAACGATCTAATGTAACTCCTtaagattcggtcataacgttcaGGTCAAGTGTGGGGTATTACAAGGGAAGAATTTGATATTGTGCCAAATCAacatatttatgtgttttattttgatacaaATTTGGGCATGATGttactaatttttattattattacttaatttttatttaggtgtgatgcAAGTCTAAAATATCGAGGAATGCAAATTTGGGCACAGACACAAGAATTTAGAGTACAAAGGCTTTTTAATTTtgggattattttttatttgtattaatatatttttagagtttaattacaattaagttttatctctttattttttatttagataaatatgtaatttttccTTTATGAAGTTTATTAGGAATAGGTGTTTGTTTTTAACTAAAACAGAGAAAAAGAGAACGGGAAAGGATGGTTTTACTTAGGAAAAAAATccgtttagttttttttcattcGACATTCCACTATTTTTTTAGTGAATTAAAAGAGGAGGACAAA
This genomic window contains:
- the LOC128034782 gene encoding uncharacterized protein LOC128034782, whose protein sequence is MSLLVQVVRCHTPLCSTELGEKKIMGPDLVSEAEDKVRLIRDYLKATSDRQKSYVDLKRKDIEFFVGDWVFLKVSPWRKVLRFGHKGKRYQSEPLHIVPVEKIEVSMDLTSEEESIQILDREVKVLRKKTISLVKVLWQNYGTEEATWEPEDSI